The following proteins come from a genomic window of Theileria equi strain WA chromosome 2 map unlocalized gcontig_1105316255037, whole genome shotgun sequence:
- a CDS encoding signal peptidase I family member protein (encoded by transcript BEWA_041640A) yields MGLLAMFFKKITTVFRSIAYTVGAVHFVTCYFVDVTLTKGPSMSPEISENGAILLYAPTPLMKVIRGKSYPYRKNDVVISVSPVDANKRICKRIVATCGDVINGGKVPPGHLWLQGDNADNSLDSRHYGAVSSGLILGRVFFIFPPKGNLKVL; encoded by the exons ATGGGATTACTTGCCATGTTTTTTAAAAAGATAACCACCGTTTTTAGGTCGATTGCTTATACGGTTGGTGCAGTGCATTTTGTAACATGTTACTTCGTTGATGTGACGCTG ACCAAGGGGCCCAGCATGAGCCCTGAAATCAGCGAGAACGGCGCAATTCTACTCTACGCTCCTACACCCTTGATGAAGGTAATTCGCGGGAAGTCCTACCCCTATCGCAAGAATGACGTCGTTATAAGTGTATCGCCGGTGGATGCGAACAAGCGAATATGCAAACGAATTGTGGCGACCTGTGGTGACGTGATAAACGGTGGCAAAGTGCCACCTGGTCATTTATGGCTCCAAGGGGACAATGCTG ATAATTCGCTCGACAGCAGACACTATGGAGCAGTTTCCTCTGGCTTGATTCTGGGAAGAGTATTCTTTATCTTTCCACCAAAGGGCAATTTAAAGGTTTTGTAA